CGCGGCGGATGTCGGAGTAGGTCTGGTCCGCTTCCTCGTCCGTGACCGCTGGTACGATGATGCAGTCTTCGCCGCTGGTCCAGTTGACCGGCGTGGCGAGCTTGTGATGAGCCGTCAGCTGGAGGGAATCCACAACGCGCAGGATCTCGTCGAAATTCCGGCCCGTGGACGCGGGGTAGGTCAGCATCAGCTTGATCTTCTTGTCCGGACCGATGACGAACACCGAACGCACGGTCATCTTGTCGTCGGCGTTCGGATGGATCATGTCGTAGAGTTGGGCGACTTCCTGGTCGGGATCCGCGATCAGCGGGTAGCTCACGTTCGCGTTCTGTGTCTCGTTGATGTCGCCGATCCAGCCGCGGTGCGAATCGAGGGGATCCACGCTGATGGCCAGGATCTTGACATTCCGCCGGGCGAACTCGTGGGCGATGTTGGCCATGTAACCCA
The sequence above is drawn from the Gemmatimonadota bacterium genome and encodes:
- a CDS encoding peroxiredoxin, giving the protein MALRLMDEAPDFTAETTEGTIRFHEWLGDGWGILFSHPADYTPVCTTELGYMANIAHEFARRNVKILAISVDPLDSHRGWIGDINETQNANVSYPLIADPDQEVAQLYDMIHPNADDKMTVRSVFVIGPDKKIKLMLTYPASTGRNFDEILRVVDSLQLTAHHKLATPVNWTSGEDCIIVPAVTDEEADQTYSDIRR